ATTTCACCAAAGTATGGGGGTGGAGATTTCGTGTTTATTCGGAACTGCTTAACACCACTGAACGAATTGACATCAATTCATCCAGACGAGCAAATAGAAACAGCACTCGTAAAAATGTCGAAGCATTTAAGCTTGCCCTGTGTGGACAAAAATGGATCGTTTGTTGGCATTGTCAGTAAACGTACCGTGTTCGAAGCATTTGAACAGGCAAACCCCATGACCTTCACAGAATTCAAACAGCAACCGATTTCACAGTGTTTGCTACGTGACGTCCCAACCTTAACCCTAAACGACCACTTTGAAGACACAATTGCAATCATTATTAAAATTCCATTTGTACCTATAGTCGACGACGGCAAACTGCTTGGGATCGTCAAGCGAAGCGCCGTTCAAAATGCACTGTCTGTTGCATTTGCCTCGAATGTGGATGCGGATCGATTATTCCTTGGTGTACCCGAAGTGGAAGGTGCATTTGAACGACTCTTTAACATCACCCATCGGCTCGGCCTGAGTGTCGTGACATGTGTACCGTTCGATGCTGGTGAGAACTTGAATCGTCGCGTCATTTTGAAAGTCACCAAGTCACCACGATTACAAGAGTTGGTGAGCCAATTAGAGCGGGCTGGGATGCTCGTCATTCAAGTAAATTAACGACGATTTTCAGAGGAGCGTTCGACCCACATGTCCGTGAAACATTTGCCGACCTCGCTCCTAGCGTGGCAGGAGATATTCCATGGAGCGCGCTGTTCGGCTGTTGACGTAACCGCGTCCTACCTTAGGCGGATCGAAGAATTGAATACATCATTGAACGCTTATCTTACGGTCTGTGCAGACCGTGCACGACAAGCGGCATCGAGCATTGACTTTATGCGCGAGCACCACCCGGCCGGGCTGGGCCCCTTGGCAGGCGCGCCGGTATCCATCAAGGACTTAATTGACACGAATTTTGCCCCCACCACCTATGGTAGTCGCGTTTACCTCGACAAGCGTCCGAGTGAAAACGCCGTAGTGGTGGAGCGACTGGAGCGCGCACACGCAATAATCCTCGGCAAGACCCACTTACACGAATTTGCATACGGGATCACAAATGAAAGCGAACACTTTGGTCCAGCGCGCAATCCAGTGGATGTGTCGCGGATGACCGGTGGATCGAGCGGCGGTAGTGCTGCGTCCGTTCGATCTAACATGGCACTTGCAAGTGTCGGTACAGACACTGGTGGGAGCATTCGGATTCCAGCATCCCTAACGGGCATCGTGGGGTTCAAGCCAAGCCACGGCCTTGTCCCGACGGCGGGTGTCTATCCACTGGCTCCATCGCTCGATCACGTCGGTCCACTCACCCTTACGGTCACGGACGCGGCCCTATTGGTCGATATCATGGCAGACCTCCACGGCAATCAGTCTTTGGTCGAGCGCATCAATCGTTGGCCGGTTCCCTCCTCGCCGATTCGTGTGGGCGTGCCAAAGCAATTGATCGAACGGTTCGCAACAACTGAAGTAGCGAACGCCTTTCAAACTGTACTGAGTGCATTGGAACGAGCGAATTACGTGCAAGTGGTCAAATCTATCGACTTTGACGAAGACGACGTTGCGACGCACCAATTTGCAATCATGAGTGGTGAAGCCGCAGCGGTCCATGCAAACCAACTTAAGTCGATGTTTGACCTCTACAGTGTCGATGTCCGCGAGCGCCTTCAACACGCTCAACAAGGCACAACCACGCAAGCCTATATGCGAGGTATCGCCTTTCAGAAGGTCTTCCGCAGCCTAGTGGATGATTGGCTGCGAGACGCCGACGTGTTGATGTTGCCGACAACGCCCGTTGCAGCTCCCTTGCTAGGGACGGTTACGATCACTGTGTCACAGGGCGATGAACACGACTTACGCTCCCTCATGACGAGATTCACCAATCCGTGGAACCTGTCCGGGGTCCCTGCCATCTCCCTCCCAGCAGGGGCGATAGATGGTCTCCCATTCGGGCTGCAATTGGTCGGTCGATACGGCCACGATGCGGAATTGCTGTGGCGAGCGAAGCACGTTGAAACACTTCTGGCAAGCATGTGATACAAAGACATAAACAAGGCGCACCCGACAATGGATGCGCCTTGTTTATGGTCCTCTACTATGGTCGAGAGCTCGATGAAACGGGCTGGGATAAAATCCCGTGTGCCTTGCACACCGACTCGTAGTGTCGCAACAATTGCTCGCTGGGTCCCCGCCAATCCAGTGTCCTAGCAATCTCGAGACCGCGATTTCTCACCACTTCACGACGGGCTTCATCATGAATCATGTCCTTCACCAACTGAATCATCGACTCAGTGGATGAAGAGTCGAAGATAAACCCCGCCTTCCCCTCCTCGAGAACCTCTCTCGTCGGCGGGCTATCCGCCGCAAGAACGGGCAATCCGGTGGCCATGGCCTCGAACAACACCAGACCAAGCGTTTCTGTCGTTGACGGAAACAAAAATGCATCCGCTGAAGCGTACGCCGTTGCCAACTCAGTGCCGTGCATATAACCCGTAAAATTGGCAGTTGTACCCGCAAAGATACGCTCTAGGTCTGGTCGATAGGGCCCATCACCCACAATCGCCAAGTGAAGGTTTGGAATGGCATCCAGGCAGGGTCGGATTCGCTCGATGTTTTTCTCCGAAGCAAGTCGACCAACATAGAGAAGAACCGGATCACCTACGCCTGCGCCTGGCGCAAGCCGACTTCGCATTTCCTCGGATCGTGACGCCTTTTGAAAAACCTCCACATCGACTCCGCGCTCCCACAACCCCAGATTTCGAAAACCTTGCTTATCCAATTCGTTCATGGTTGCTCGGGACGTGGCCAGGTTTAAGTTTGCCCGGTTGTGCAGGGTTCTGAAGTACCACCAAAGAGCGGGCTCGAGGAAGTTTAACTTATAGTGACGTGCATACGCGGGAACATTTGTGTGATACGACGCAATCAGGGGCAGGTGATAACGCCATGCGTAATAGATGCCTCCAATGCCGAGAAAGGCCGGATTGACCGAATGGATCAAGTCCGGCTGAAACTTCCTGAGATGGCGTCCAATCCTTGGCAACGGAAGCGAAAACCTCTTTTCCGGATAGAGGATGAACGGCATAGCAGGAATTCCCACGATGGTCGCGGAGGCATACTTCTCCGGCGCACCAGATGGAGCGAACAGCAGCACCTCATGCCCCTCTTCTTCAAGGTGTTTCAAGGTGGCACACAAGCGGGTCACAATCCCATCGGTCGACGGTAGAAATGTCTCCGTAAACATCGCAATTCTCATTTGAAAACCTTACCTCCAGGTTGCATTTGGGCGGATTACATTGAAATCCACACGATCACGGTACTGTTGGGCCGTCTCGATCAAACCCTGAATCAAGTCATCCGACAACAGATGCGGTTGAAGTCCCAAATCGAGCAGTTTCGTATGAACTGCATG
This is a stretch of genomic DNA from Alicyclobacillus dauci. It encodes these proteins:
- a CDS encoding CBS domain-containing protein, whose product is MFIRNCLTPLNELTSIHPDEQIETALVKMSKHLSLPCVDKNGSFVGIVSKRTVFEAFEQANPMTFTEFKQQPISQCLLRDVPTLTLNDHFEDTIAIIIKIPFVPIVDDGKLLGIVKRSAVQNALSVAFASNVDADRLFLGVPEVEGAFERLFNITHRLGLSVVTCVPFDAGENLNRRVILKVTKSPRLQELVSQLERAGMLVIQVN
- a CDS encoding amidase, which produces MSVKHLPTSLLAWQEIFHGARCSAVDVTASYLRRIEELNTSLNAYLTVCADRARQAASSIDFMREHHPAGLGPLAGAPVSIKDLIDTNFAPTTYGSRVYLDKRPSENAVVVERLERAHAIILGKTHLHEFAYGITNESEHFGPARNPVDVSRMTGGSSGGSAASVRSNMALASVGTDTGGSIRIPASLTGIVGFKPSHGLVPTAGVYPLAPSLDHVGPLTLTVTDAALLVDIMADLHGNQSLVERINRWPVPSSPIRVGVPKQLIERFATTEVANAFQTVLSALERANYVQVVKSIDFDEDDVATHQFAIMSGEAAAVHANQLKSMFDLYSVDVRERLQHAQQGTTTQAYMRGIAFQKVFRSLVDDWLRDADVLMLPTTPVAAPLLGTVTITVSQGDEHDLRSLMTRFTNPWNLSGVPAISLPAGAIDGLPFGLQLVGRYGHDAELLWRAKHVETLLASM
- a CDS encoding glycosyltransferase family 4 protein gives rise to the protein MRIAMFTETFLPSTDGIVTRLCATLKHLEEEGHEVLLFAPSGAPEKYASATIVGIPAMPFILYPEKRFSLPLPRIGRHLRKFQPDLIHSVNPAFLGIGGIYYAWRYHLPLIASYHTNVPAYARHYKLNFLEPALWWYFRTLHNRANLNLATSRATMNELDKQGFRNLGLWERGVDVEVFQKASRSEEMRSRLAPGAGVGDPVLLYVGRLASEKNIERIRPCLDAIPNLHLAIVGDGPYRPDLERIFAGTTANFTGYMHGTELATAYASADAFLFPSTTETLGLVLFEAMATGLPVLAADSPPTREVLEEGKAGFIFDSSSTESMIQLVKDMIHDEARREVVRNRGLEIARTLDWRGPSEQLLRHYESVCKAHGILSQPVSSSSRP